The proteins below come from a single Stutzerimonas stutzeri RCH2 genomic window:
- a CDS encoding copper resistance protein B, with translation MTTRPSRFALIALGVSLSAAAGGTANAAEMMDHSMHQTPPAEAAQAPASSAKPAAKNHGSGGQTDHSAMGHGAMDHSTMNHGQMKHDDTLEMPGMVHPSFIPVLTDADREAAFPGLQGHTVHDKYLAWFLLLDQLEYQNANEGSTLSWEATAWVGGDINRFWFRSEGERTNGVTEDAEIQALYGRAISPWWDVVAGVRQDFKPESPQTWAALGVQGMALYNFEAEATAFVGEGGQTAARFEGEYDILLTNRLILQPTAELNFYGKDDPARGVGAGLANTEVGLRLRYEIVREFAPYIGVTWSRAYGNTADMARDEGEDVDEARFVAGIRLWF, from the coding sequence ATGACCACTAGACCTTCTCGCTTTGCTCTGATTGCGCTCGGAGTTTCGTTGAGCGCAGCGGCTGGAGGGACAGCCAACGCTGCCGAGATGATGGATCATTCGATGCATCAAACCCCTCCTGCTGAGGCAGCTCAAGCCCCTGCATCTTCAGCGAAGCCCGCAGCTAAGAATCATGGCTCCGGTGGGCAAACGGACCATTCTGCGATGGGTCATGGTGCGATGGACCATAGCACGATGAACCATGGCCAAATGAAGCATGACGATACGCTCGAAATGCCCGGCATGGTTCATCCCTCGTTCATTCCAGTATTGACCGATGCGGATAGAGAAGCGGCTTTCCCTGGTCTTCAAGGTCATACAGTCCATGACAAGTATCTGGCCTGGTTCCTTCTGCTAGATCAACTTGAGTACCAGAACGCAAATGAAGGTAGCACCCTCAGTTGGGAAGCTACTGCCTGGGTTGGTGGCGATATCAATCGGTTCTGGTTTCGCTCGGAAGGTGAGCGAACGAATGGCGTTACTGAAGATGCGGAAATTCAGGCGCTCTACGGGCGTGCCATCAGCCCCTGGTGGGATGTGGTAGCAGGTGTTCGCCAGGACTTTAAGCCCGAGTCGCCGCAGACGTGGGCGGCTTTAGGCGTCCAGGGGATGGCTCTGTATAACTTTGAGGCGGAAGCCACCGCCTTCGTCGGTGAAGGTGGGCAGACAGCAGCACGTTTTGAAGGCGAGTACGACATTCTCCTCACTAACCGGCTGATCCTCCAACCGACTGCCGAGCTCAATTTCTATGGCAAGGACGATCCTGCGCGCGGAGTAGGCGCTGGTCTCGCAAACACAGAGGTGGGGCTCCGCCTCCGATACGAAATCGTTCGTGAGTTCGCACCGTACATCGGCGTCACGTGGAGCCGGGCATACGGTAATACCGCCGATATGGCGAGAGATGAAGGCGAAGACGTAGATGAGGCGCGGTTCGTTGCTGGCATCAGGCTTTGGTTTTAA
- a CDS encoding DUF2788 domain-containing protein — MEPEVFEKWMMIVLVGGLMAFMAFIIWDLAKKSKAGRLGTAILFLGLGLCLFAFLAKPVIGYVIEVTQGIPH, encoded by the coding sequence GTGGAGCCCGAAGTTTTCGAAAAGTGGATGATGATCGTGCTCGTCGGTGGGCTGATGGCCTTCATGGCGTTCATCATCTGGGACCTGGCCAAGAAGTCGAAGGCCGGCCGCCTCGGCACCGCCATCCTGTTTCTCGGTCTCGGCCTGTGTCTGTTCGCCTTTCTCGCCAAGCCGGTCATCGGTTACGTCATCGAAGTCACTCAGGGCATCCCGCACTGA
- a CDS encoding helix-turn-helix domain-containing protein — translation MEVRDSFGKALRLVRQRRGLAQEDFSLVSSRTFVSMLERGATSPTLEKLDSLCTVLDTHPVTLLALTYLLGSEAPESFEQLLEKVGEELRALVEPD, via the coding sequence ATGGAAGTCCGGGATTCGTTCGGGAAAGCGTTGAGGCTCGTGCGGCAGCGTAGGGGGCTGGCACAGGAAGATTTCTCGCTCGTTAGCAGTCGTACCTTCGTCAGCATGCTGGAGCGCGGGGCAACGAGCCCGACTCTCGAAAAGCTCGATAGCCTCTGCACGGTGCTCGACACTCACCCTGTCACCCTCTTGGCCCTGACCTACTTGCTTGGATCCGAAGCTCCTGAAAGTTTTGAGCAGCTCCTGGAGAAGGTTGGTGAGGAGTTGAGAGCTCTAGTCGAACCTGACTGA
- a CDS encoding cation diffusion facilitator family transporter, with product MSINRDHARLMRRATAAALATAIVLALSKAVAWWLSGSVSLLAGLTDSLLDGAASLLNLLAVHYSLRPADDDHRYGHGKAEALAGLGQAAFICVSAILVGVQGVDRLLHPQPLGAQGVGIAVMLFSLVMTAVLLSYQHHVVKVTGSTAIRADSLHYRSDLLLNTSILVALILAGFGWERLDALFGIGIALYIFWSAITIVREAGAVLMDTELSPEISEQMQQLVCEVPGVHGCHDFRTRISGTRWFVQLHLELPGELPLSQAHDLCVAVENAIHDRYPNAEVLVHADPLEVAPPKR from the coding sequence ATGAGCATCAACCGCGACCACGCCCGGCTTATGCGCCGGGCCACCGCCGCCGCGCTGGCGACTGCAATCGTCCTGGCGCTGAGCAAGGCGGTGGCCTGGTGGCTGAGCGGCTCGGTGAGTCTGCTCGCCGGTCTGACCGACTCGCTGCTCGATGGCGCCGCATCGCTGCTCAACCTGCTGGCGGTGCACTATTCGTTGCGCCCGGCCGACGACGACCATCGCTACGGCCACGGCAAGGCCGAAGCATTGGCAGGGCTCGGCCAGGCCGCCTTCATCTGCGTCAGCGCGATTCTGGTCGGCGTGCAGGGCGTCGACCGCCTGCTGCACCCGCAACCACTGGGCGCCCAGGGCGTGGGTATCGCGGTGATGCTCTTTTCCCTGGTGATGACCGCCGTGCTGCTGAGCTATCAGCACCATGTGGTCAAGGTGACGGGCTCCACCGCCATCCGCGCCGATTCGCTGCACTACCGCTCCGACTTGCTGCTCAATACCAGCATCCTGGTTGCCCTGATCCTCGCCGGCTTCGGCTGGGAGCGACTGGATGCGCTGTTCGGCATCGGTATCGCGCTGTACATCTTCTGGAGCGCCATCACCATCGTCCGCGAGGCCGGTGCGGTGCTGATGGATACCGAACTGTCACCGGAAATCAGCGAGCAGATGCAGCAACTGGTCTGCGAGGTTCCGGGTGTGCATGGCTGTCACGACTTCCGCACCCGTATTTCCGGCACCCGCTGGTTCGTCCAGCTGCACCTGGAGCTGCCGGGCGAGCTGCCGCTTTCGCAGGCGCATGATCTGTGCGTGGCAGTGGAGAACGCGATTCACGATCGCTATCCGAATGCGGAGGTGCTGGTGCATGCCGATCCGCTTGAGGTGGCGCCGCCGAAGCGGTGA
- a CDS encoding heavy metal response regulator transcription factor, producing the protein MKLLVAEDEPKTGTYLQQGLSEAGFTVDRVENGTDAAQHALHTTYDLLILDVMMPGLDGWQVLQKVRAAGNEVPVLFLTARDGVQDRVKGLELGADDYLIKPFAFSELLARIRTLLRRGNNVPNQTILKLLDLEVDLLRRRVTRSGKRIDLTAKEFALLELLLRRRGEVLSKSLIASQVWDMNFDSDTNVIEVAVRRLRAKIDDEFEPKLIQTARGMGYLIDAPDP; encoded by the coding sequence ATGAAGCTTCTTGTTGCTGAAGACGAGCCGAAAACAGGCACCTACCTACAGCAGGGGCTTTCAGAGGCAGGCTTCACAGTCGATAGAGTTGAAAACGGGACCGATGCTGCTCAGCACGCGCTTCATACCACATACGACTTGCTCATCTTAGACGTGATGATGCCTGGCCTGGATGGGTGGCAGGTTTTACAGAAAGTCCGCGCTGCTGGTAATGAGGTTCCCGTGCTCTTTCTCACCGCCCGAGACGGGGTTCAGGATCGAGTAAAGGGATTGGAGTTGGGCGCTGATGATTATCTCATCAAGCCGTTCGCCTTCTCCGAATTGCTAGCCAGGATCCGTACGTTGCTTCGCCGCGGCAATAATGTCCCCAACCAAACAATACTCAAACTCCTCGACCTTGAGGTCGATCTGCTCAGGCGTCGAGTTACGCGATCGGGGAAACGAATAGACCTAACTGCAAAGGAATTCGCACTTCTTGAGCTATTACTTCGGCGTCGCGGGGAAGTGCTCTCAAAGTCCCTTATCGCCTCCCAAGTATGGGACATGAATTTCGACAGCGATACCAATGTGATTGAGGTGGCGGTACGACGGCTGAGAGCAAAAATCGATGATGAGTTCGAACCTAAGCTCATACAAACCGCGCGTGGGATGGGCTATTTGATCGACGCGCCAGACCCCTAG
- a CDS encoding co-regulatory protein PtrA N-terminal domain-containing protein encodes MKFFRSVSVLLAIAASSSYAMAEGGGDRTFARMEQARQIAIASYQADQKDQAQEVASKATSAKHAHANC; translated from the coding sequence ATGAAATTCTTCAGATCCGTTTCTGTACTGCTCGCCATCGCAGCAAGCTCTTCCTATGCAATGGCAGAAGGTGGTGGTGATCGTACCTTTGCTCGTATGGAGCAGGCTCGCCAAATAGCGATCGCTAGTTATCAGGCTGACCAGAAGGACCAAGCCCAGGAGGTAGCCTCAAAAGCAACTTCAGCGAAGCACGCCCACGCTAATTGCTGA
- a CDS encoding globin, protein MKDTNRVMQSYGRCCASSSFFDDFYVAFLASSPAIREKFVRTDMTAQKQLLRAGILNLVLFARGMPDTKLRALGQSHSRERLNIHPELYDLWIAALLKTISQHDDELQAQDLQAWRAVLNKGIDVIKAGY, encoded by the coding sequence ATGAAAGACACCAATCGCGTCATGCAGAGCTATGGCCGCTGCTGCGCGAGCTCCAGCTTCTTCGACGACTTCTACGTTGCCTTCCTCGCCAGTTCGCCGGCGATCAGGGAAAAATTCGTCCGCACCGATATGACGGCGCAGAAGCAGCTGCTGCGCGCCGGCATCCTCAACCTGGTGCTGTTCGCCCGCGGCATGCCGGACACCAAGCTCCGCGCACTGGGCCAGAGTCACTCACGCGAGCGTTTGAATATCCACCCGGAACTCTATGACCTGTGGATCGCGGCGCTACTGAAGACCATCAGCCAGCATGACGACGAGCTGCAAGCGCAGGACCTGCAGGCGTGGCGCGCCGTGCTGAACAAGGGCATCGACGTGATCAAGGCGGGCTACTGA
- a CDS encoding Lrp/AsnC family transcriptional regulator, with protein MSKLDRYDLRILAELQHDARISNQELAERIGLSPSPCSRRVKQLEDDGYIARQVALLDRKKLGLTLTAYVLIGMDRHTPERFEHFEGIIGKCPEVLECSLVTGMDADYQLKVVVPDMEHYQQFLLGTLTRIEGVSSVRSSFVLRQVASSTELPLEHLRS; from the coding sequence ATGAGCAAACTCGACCGTTACGACCTGCGCATCCTCGCCGAATTGCAGCACGATGCCCGCATCTCCAATCAGGAACTGGCCGAACGCATCGGTCTGTCGCCCTCGCCCTGCTCCCGCCGCGTCAAGCAACTCGAAGATGACGGTTATATCGCCCGCCAGGTCGCCCTGCTCGACCGCAAGAAGCTCGGCCTGACGCTGACCGCCTACGTCCTGATCGGCATGGACCGCCACACACCGGAACGCTTTGAGCACTTCGAGGGGATCATCGGCAAATGCCCGGAGGTGCTCGAATGCAGCCTGGTCACCGGCATGGATGCGGACTACCAGCTCAAGGTCGTGGTACCCGATATGGAGCACTACCAGCAGTTTCTGCTCGGCACCCTGACGCGCATCGAAGGCGTCTCCAGCGTGCGTTCCAGCTTCGTCCTGCGCCAGGTGGCGTCGAGTACCGAGCTGCCGCTGGAGCATTTGCGCAGCTGA
- a CDS encoding DUF6088 family protein produces MSVAQAILNRVKHMPKGRPFAGAVFAQVGSRASINKALSRLVQSGTLERVARGVYMRPKMSKYTGRVVRPSPLAVVEVITKANGETIQIHGAEAVRRLGLSTQMQVLPTFYTSGSTREIKVGNAVVRLRHVSKDRLQHAGTTVGVALTALYYIGKEGLSANVVSKIVSALSGEELMKLRACKMPEWMRSALRFAAKEIE; encoded by the coding sequence ATGTCCGTCGCGCAAGCTATTTTAAATCGAGTCAAGCACATGCCAAAGGGGAGGCCATTTGCCGGCGCGGTGTTCGCGCAGGTCGGTTCCCGTGCGTCGATTAATAAAGCGCTTTCTAGGCTGGTGCAATCAGGCACGCTGGAGCGAGTCGCTCGCGGTGTCTACATGCGCCCCAAAATGAGCAAGTACACCGGCAGGGTGGTGCGCCCGAGTCCGCTGGCTGTCGTGGAGGTCATCACGAAGGCGAACGGCGAGACGATCCAGATACACGGCGCGGAGGCTGTTCGGAGGTTGGGCCTCAGCACACAGATGCAGGTGTTGCCGACCTTTTACACCAGCGGATCTACTCGCGAGATCAAGGTTGGCAATGCGGTGGTTCGCCTCCGCCACGTATCCAAGGACCGCTTGCAGCACGCCGGCACGACGGTAGGTGTGGCGCTTACTGCTCTCTACTACATCGGGAAAGAAGGGCTGTCCGCTAATGTGGTTTCCAAGATTGTTAGTGCGCTGAGCGGCGAAGAGCTGATGAAGCTCCGGGCCTGCAAGATGCCGGAGTGGATGCGGTCGGCATTGCGCTTTGCTGCCAAGGAGATTGAGTAG
- a CDS encoding pseudouridine synthase: MPRISRPHPPRAAAARTPSRRVAKAPPAEPRLLLLNKPFDVLTQFNDADGRATLKDFVDVPGVYPAGRLDRDSEGLLLLTNDGQLQARIADPKHKLPKTYWVQVEGEVSAEQLQRLRDGVELNDGMTLPAEARQLEEPELWPRNPPVRFRKSVPTSWLELVIREGRNRQVRRMTAAVGLPTLRLVRVRIGPWTLGGLQPGEWREVPAQL, from the coding sequence ATGCCGCGCATTTCTCGTCCCCACCCACCGCGCGCCGCCGCGGCGCGTACACCATCCCGGCGAGTCGCCAAGGCACCGCCGGCCGAGCCGCGCTTGCTACTGCTGAACAAGCCCTTCGACGTGCTCACCCAATTCAACGATGCCGATGGCCGCGCCACGCTGAAGGACTTCGTCGACGTGCCCGGCGTCTACCCGGCAGGGCGCCTCGATCGTGACAGCGAAGGCCTGCTGCTCTTGACCAACGACGGCCAGTTGCAGGCGCGTATCGCCGACCCCAAGCACAAGCTGCCCAAGACCTACTGGGTCCAGGTGGAAGGCGAGGTCAGCGCCGAGCAGCTGCAGCGCCTGCGTGATGGTGTCGAGCTCAATGACGGCATGACCCTGCCCGCCGAAGCGCGGCAGCTGGAAGAGCCCGAGCTATGGCCGCGCAACCCGCCGGTGCGTTTTCGCAAGAGCGTGCCGACCAGCTGGCTGGAACTGGTGATTCGTGAAGGGCGTAACCGGCAGGTCAGGCGCATGACCGCGGCGGTCGGGCTGCCGACGTTGCGCCTGGTGCGCGTGCGCATCGGCCCATGGACACTGGGCGGCCTGCAGCCGGGCGAGTGGCGGGAAGTGCCGGCGCAGCTGTAG
- a CDS encoding copper resistance system multicopper oxidase: MQRKTSRRTFVKGLTAAGILGGLGLWRAPVWAVTSPGQPSVLSGTEFDLLIGETPVNITGAARTAMTINGTIPGPLLRWREGDTVTLRVRNKLSEDTSIHWHGMILPANMDGVPGLSFHGIAPDGMYVYKFQVKQNGTYWYHSHSGLQEQLGVYGPLVIDAKDPEPFSYDRDYVVMLTDWSDEDPARILSKLKKQSDYYNFHKRTVGDFINDVSEDGWAATIANRKMWAQMKMSPTDLADVSGYTYTYLMNGQAPDGNWTGIFKPGEKLRLRFINGSAMSYFDVRIPGLKMTVVAADGQYVNPVSVDEFRIAVAETYDVIVEPATEEAYTIFAQSMDRTGYARGTLAVAEGLSAPVPETDPRPLITMDDMGMDHGSMGGMAGMDHGGDMGAMDHSNMSGMNHGDMQGMGDMGAMAGMDHSKMGGMSGMDHSGMAGMSAGMQSHPPSESNNPLVDMQTMSPTHRLNDPGIGLRDNGRRVLTYSDLRSTFPDPDGREPSRTIELHLTGHMEKFSWSFDGIEFSDSEPLRLKYGERVRITLVNDTMMTHPIHLHGMWSDLEDENGKFMVRKHTIDMPPGSKRSYRVTADALGRWAYHCHLLLHMEMGMFREVRVDE; this comes from the coding sequence ATGCAACGTAAAACCTCTAGGCGAACCTTTGTTAAAGGCTTGACTGCCGCAGGCATCCTTGGCGGTCTTGGCTTGTGGCGAGCTCCGGTCTGGGCAGTGACTAGCCCAGGCCAGCCCAGCGTACTAAGTGGCACGGAGTTCGATCTGCTGATTGGGGAGACGCCGGTCAATATCACCGGCGCGGCCCGGACAGCGATGACTATCAATGGGACCATCCCAGGGCCGCTTCTACGTTGGCGTGAAGGGGATACCGTCACGCTGCGAGTCAGAAATAAGTTGAGCGAAGATACATCGATTCACTGGCACGGCATGATCCTGCCGGCCAACATGGATGGCGTGCCTGGATTGAGCTTCCACGGCATCGCTCCCGATGGCATGTATGTCTACAAGTTTCAGGTTAAACAGAACGGTACCTATTGGTACCACAGTCATTCAGGCCTACAAGAGCAGCTTGGTGTCTATGGTCCCTTGGTCATCGATGCGAAGGATCCCGAACCGTTCAGCTATGACCGCGACTATGTGGTGATGTTGACTGATTGGTCCGATGAGGATCCCGCTCGAATCCTTTCTAAGCTCAAGAAGCAGTCCGATTATTACAACTTCCACAAGCGCACTGTCGGAGACTTCATTAACGATGTGAGCGAAGACGGCTGGGCCGCTACGATTGCGAATCGGAAAATGTGGGCTCAGATGAAAATGAGTCCCACCGACCTCGCCGACGTAAGCGGCTACACCTATACCTATCTAATGAACGGCCAAGCACCCGACGGGAACTGGACCGGCATCTTTAAGCCCGGCGAGAAGCTTCGTCTGCGGTTCATCAACGGCTCGGCCATGAGCTATTTCGATGTCCGCATTCCAGGGCTGAAGATGACTGTAGTCGCAGCCGATGGCCAATACGTCAACCCAGTTAGCGTCGACGAATTCCGCATTGCCGTGGCAGAAACCTACGATGTGATTGTCGAGCCTGCGACCGAGGAGGCTTACACGATCTTCGCCCAATCGATGGATCGCACAGGATACGCCCGTGGCACGCTAGCGGTTGCCGAAGGGCTGAGCGCTCCTGTTCCAGAAACCGATCCTCGACCACTAATCACCATGGACGACATGGGGATGGATCACGGCAGCATGGGCGGTATGGCGGGCATGGACCATGGCGGCGACATGGGCGCGATGGACCATAGCAACATGTCCGGCATGAACCACGGTGACATGCAAGGGATGGGCGACATGGGCGCAATGGCCGGCATGGATCACAGCAAAATGGGTGGGATGTCCGGGATGGACCACTCTGGAATGGCTGGGATGAGCGCAGGTATGCAATCGCACCCGCCCTCAGAGTCCAATAACCCACTGGTGGACATGCAGACCATGAGCCCAACTCATAGGCTGAACGATCCCGGTATTGGCTTACGAGACAACGGCCGCCGAGTCCTGACCTATAGCGACTTGAGAAGCACTTTCCCCGATCCGGACGGCCGTGAGCCCAGTCGGACGATCGAACTCCATCTCACCGGCCACATGGAGAAGTTCTCCTGGTCATTTGACGGTATAGAGTTCTCTGATTCGGAGCCCCTGCGGCTCAAATATGGCGAGCGGGTACGCATCACTTTGGTCAACGACACCATGATGACCCATCCGATTCATCTGCATGGTATGTGGAGCGATCTTGAAGATGAGAATGGAAAGTTCATGGTTCGCAAGCACACGATCGACATGCCTCCAGGTTCGAAGCGCAGCTACCGCGTGACAGCCGATGCGCTCGGGCGTTGGGCTTATCACTGTCACCTACTGCTTCACATGGAAATGGGCATGTTTCGTGAAGTCCGAGTGGACGAGTAA
- a CDS encoding DEAD/DEAH box helicase produces the protein MISLPIDEALPALRQALQQRDEAVLEAPPGAGKTTRVPLALLGEAWLGGQTIIMLEPRRLAARAAAERLASELGERVGETVGYRIRLDSKVGPNTRIEVVTEGILARRLQDDPALEGVGMVIFDEFHVLLNAQEVALSCQKSQPRLASGFGSCQ, from the coding sequence ATGATCAGCCTACCTATCGACGAAGCCCTGCCGGCGTTGCGCCAGGCCCTGCAGCAGCGCGACGAAGCCGTGCTCGAAGCGCCGCCCGGCGCTGGCAAGACCACCCGCGTACCGCTGGCGCTGCTCGGCGAGGCCTGGCTGGGCGGGCAGACCATCATCATGCTGGAACCGCGCCGACTGGCGGCCCGGGCCGCGGCGGAGCGATTGGCCAGCGAGCTGGGTGAGCGCGTCGGCGAAACCGTCGGCTACCGCATCCGCCTGGACAGCAAGGTCGGGCCGAATACCCGCATCGAGGTGGTCACCGAAGGCATCCTCGCGCGTCGTCTGCAGGACGACCCGGCGCTGGAAGGCGTCGGCATGGTGATCTTCGACGAATTCCACGTTTTGCTAAATGCGCAGGAAGTCGCATTGTCTTGTCAGAAAAGCCAGCCACGTCTCGCCTCAGGCTTTGGTAGCTGCCAGTAG